In one window of Haloarcula halophila DNA:
- a CDS encoding relaxase, whose translation MILKTDFQQSGAGDLVEYIRRDRDPNRDQRVPLRNPTGRELSDPEVSDFIEESRQFGFERHYIVSPNPEAGYTAQEVGENTRQLMRDELLEKPTANYLYAVHNDSCYTHAHVAATGREEELRMDRQEIQRLRSRARSQFREQERLKERDVDREQERAEERREQAHEKELDPEARKEVEPDREQEPEPQREQEPERDFGMGGAQ comes from the coding sequence ATGATACTCAAGACCGACTTCCAGCAGAGTGGAGCTGGAGATCTAGTCGAGTATATCCGTCGGGATAGAGACCCCAATCGCGATCAGCGAGTCCCGCTCCGGAATCCAACTGGCCGAGAACTGTCGGACCCGGAGGTATCAGACTTTATTGAAGAGAGCCGACAGTTCGGGTTTGAACGGCATTACATCGTCTCTCCGAACCCAGAGGCAGGATACACAGCACAAGAAGTAGGCGAAAACACCCGACAGCTCATGCGAGATGAGCTGCTTGAAAAACCCACTGCGAATTACCTCTACGCTGTTCACAATGACAGCTGCTATACCCACGCTCACGTTGCTGCAACGGGCCGTGAAGAGGAGTTACGGATGGATCGACAGGAGATTCAACGCCTCCGATCGCGGGCTCGATCACAGTTCCGTGAACAGGAACGACTCAAAGAGCGCGACGTTGACCGAGAGCAAGAGCGCGCTGAGGAACGTCGCGAACAAGCCCACGAGAAAGAGCTAGATCCGGAAGCTCGGAAAGAAGTCGAACCAGACCGAGAGCAAGAGCCCGAACCGCAGCGGGAGCAAGAACCAGAGCGTGACTTCGGCATGGGTGGTGCGCAGTGA
- a CDS encoding type IV secretory system conjugative DNA transfer family protein: MSSDPTTQPGQKNTEVPTQLRDDGVVMFFWAFFMFVFPAMWVDADKPLHKRFWAWRYLYLGFTAVTAIFFLPALLNGQFLWLLLGPFAHIVAGLSIIGIFAGFQFPGISLPYVSYTISTGLYSAALVAVAGGDLLRRTSPASLSMDPYDSDEDELVVPLDGVDDKSDDAPTPPKIDQDVSTAVIGETGSGKTSAMQMLAYQFPYHRDTAVIAHDAGEDFQRFYEDLGFDVKRISAQNGDVVWNLFNDADSRRDFREIARTIFGEPDGHNPFHTPAKQVFEDVLMYLHLEAQKNNRREELCHLDLVQLLEEGHIELYQKLSEYDQRLDAGHLDPDQGKGARNVYQTLREHTRPVFVDDFAEYGEFSLNEYIRNPDGRVLIIDSEPSRMATLGPMFQLLLDWSIRYAMEAPNPTVHILDEIDQLPPLSQVTNLTARGRKEKARALVGVQTVGQLKDTYSTVSGILGNCPQGVYFGPGDRETTQFVLDEVGDHRTFETQEMVAVSRSTGDQSQSEQNRRRHQEKDQNPLTPGQLRKFGPGECVTVRRTDWWHGQANELHEVRDNLPERGVESPVSLDDTKDNLEDTDSWLALLRSRLGGSESDSESSSQNESGGDDAVDPDVWAADDVESPSLAFSYAKWDEALDRLDLDRPPISDPKHIDAFEDVCSMLDDRVLSLQIGADATIEIKELLMDLHDQTGLTPKEILNEVTAHTEALQMSDEFHTEFLEQVDVDDQQAPSDDASELFEDDNTEEIDDVTDSEGVQATAPDKVTNEPESPGSTETESDGADNSVANTNHQSPEGDTHTPDDEPVHDDEDIEKLLESEEEKDGSEGQSEDSDEFGASEFM; this comes from the coding sequence GTGAGTTCCGACCCAACCACCCAGCCGGGCCAGAAGAACACGGAGGTCCCGACCCAACTGCGTGACGACGGTGTCGTGATGTTCTTCTGGGCCTTTTTCATGTTCGTGTTCCCCGCAATGTGGGTCGATGCCGACAAGCCACTCCACAAACGCTTCTGGGCCTGGCGCTACCTCTATCTCGGCTTCACCGCGGTCACAGCGATATTCTTCCTCCCTGCACTGCTGAACGGGCAGTTTCTCTGGCTGCTGTTGGGTCCGTTCGCCCACATCGTCGCGGGGCTCTCGATCATCGGAATCTTCGCTGGCTTCCAATTTCCCGGTATCTCACTGCCATACGTCTCGTATACGATCTCGACCGGGCTGTATAGCGCCGCTCTCGTAGCCGTGGCCGGCGGCGATCTCTTGCGGCGGACATCCCCAGCGTCGCTCTCGATGGACCCCTACGACAGTGACGAAGACGAATTAGTGGTCCCACTGGATGGTGTCGACGACAAGAGCGACGACGCCCCGACACCGCCGAAAATCGATCAGGACGTATCGACAGCCGTAATCGGCGAGACAGGGTCGGGGAAGACCTCGGCTATGCAAATGCTGGCCTACCAGTTTCCCTATCATCGGGACACGGCGGTCATCGCACACGACGCCGGCGAAGACTTCCAGCGCTTCTATGAGGATCTTGGTTTCGACGTCAAGCGGATCAGCGCCCAGAATGGGGACGTGGTCTGGAACCTGTTCAACGACGCTGACAGCCGGCGTGACTTCCGAGAGATTGCCCGCACAATCTTCGGCGAACCCGACGGGCACAACCCGTTCCACACGCCGGCCAAACAGGTCTTCGAGGACGTCCTGATGTACCTCCATCTGGAGGCGCAAAAGAACAACCGCCGTGAGGAACTCTGCCATCTCGATCTCGTGCAGTTACTCGAAGAAGGCCATATCGAACTATATCAGAAACTCAGCGAATACGACCAGCGCTTGGACGCTGGTCACCTCGATCCCGACCAGGGGAAAGGCGCACGGAACGTCTACCAGACGCTTCGTGAGCACACTCGTCCGGTGTTCGTCGACGACTTCGCGGAGTACGGGGAGTTCTCACTGAACGAGTACATCAGGAACCCCGATGGGCGCGTGTTGATCATCGACTCCGAACCCTCGCGGATGGCGACACTCGGACCGATGTTCCAGCTGTTGCTGGACTGGTCGATCCGGTACGCTATGGAAGCTCCGAACCCCACAGTCCATATCCTCGATGAGATCGACCAACTCCCGCCACTCTCCCAGGTCACGAACCTCACCGCCCGCGGCCGGAAGGAGAAAGCCCGTGCGCTGGTCGGCGTCCAGACAGTCGGCCAGCTGAAGGACACCTACTCGACGGTCTCCGGTATCCTGGGCAACTGCCCCCAAGGCGTGTACTTCGGCCCCGGCGACCGGGAGACCACGCAGTTCGTTCTCGACGAGGTTGGCGACCACCGGACCTTCGAAACGCAGGAGATGGTTGCCGTCTCTAGATCGACCGGCGACCAGTCCCAAAGCGAGCAGAACCGTCGACGCCACCAAGAGAAAGACCAGAATCCGCTGACTCCCGGACAGCTCCGGAAGTTCGGGCCAGGGGAATGTGTCACCGTCCGCCGGACTGACTGGTGGCATGGCCAAGCCAACGAACTTCACGAGGTTCGCGACAACCTCCCTGAGAGGGGCGTCGAGTCGCCGGTGTCGTTGGACGACACGAAGGATAATCTCGAAGACACTGACAGCTGGCTCGCGCTACTGCGGTCCCGGCTCGGAGGGTCAGAGTCCGACAGTGAATCGTCGAGTCAAAACGAGTCTGGTGGGGACGACGCGGTCGATCCAGACGTGTGGGCTGCTGATGATGTCGAGTCGCCGTCGCTGGCGTTCTCCTATGCCAAGTGGGACGAAGCACTCGACCGACTCGATCTCGACCGGCCACCGATCTCTGATCCGAAGCATATCGACGCCTTCGAGGACGTCTGCTCGATGCTCGACGATCGAGTCCTCTCGCTTCAGATTGGTGCCGACGCGACCATCGAAATCAAGGAACTCCTCATGGACCTCCACGACCAGACTGGCCTGACTCCTAAAGAGATTCTCAACGAAGTGACTGCCCACACCGAAGCCCTACAGATGAGCGATGAGTTCCACACTGAATTCCTCGAACAAGTCGATGTCGACGACCAGCAGGCACCGTCTGATGACGCCTCGGAATTGTTTGAGGACGACAATACTGAAGAGATAGATGACGTCACTGACTCCGAGGGCGTGCAAGCGACCGCCCCTGACAAAGTGACCAATGAGCCAGAGTCTCCCGGCTCAACTGAGACTGAATCTGATGGGGCGGACAACTCAGTTGCCAACACCAATCACCAGTCTCCAGAAGGGGACACTCACACCCCAGATGACGAGCCAGTCCACGACGACGAAGATATAGAGAAACTGTTAGAATCGGAAGAGGAGAAAGATGGATCGGAGGGCCAGTCTGAAGACTCTGATGAGTTCGGAGCTTCCGAGTTTATGTGA
- a CDS encoding toxin-antitoxin system TumE family protein: MGSLTDDDLDGISKGQKYPDGTVVRVFCMRTDRGAYPSGWAYKLHYGTTEPDPPRTLEDGTIRRYDNSHEDTKGHELHVAPETEPAIIEFPGMVELWERFWSEIPKSEIEVK, encoded by the coding sequence ATGGGCTCGCTGACCGATGATGACCTCGATGGCATAAGCAAGGGGCAGAAGTACCCTGACGGGACTGTCGTCCGTGTGTTCTGCATGCGGACTGACCGCGGTGCGTACCCGTCGGGGTGGGCCTACAAGCTCCATTACGGCACAACAGAGCCAGATCCGCCCCGTACGCTTGAGGATGGGACGATTCGTCGGTACGACAACTCGCACGAGGACACAAAAGGCCACGAACTCCACGTTGCGCCCGAGACAGAACCAGCGATCATCGAGTTCCCGGGAATGGTCGAACTCTGGGAACGGTTCTGGAGCGAGATTCCGAAATCCGAAATCGAGGTCAAATGA
- a CDS encoding halocyanin domain-containing protein, translated as MDSASMSSGMKSEVPSAIDSFLSDANGYEGTIRDATGQDSVTVGVGGGLVFDPPALRIDAGMIVNWESMGGRHNVVSSEDSSSDFDSSDPTDDTDTTFSQLFGNTDLQFYICEVYEGSGMLGAIEVV; from the coding sequence ATGGACAGTGCCAGTATGTCGAGCGGCATGAAATCTGAGGTGCCGTCCGCGATCGATTCGTTCCTCTCGGATGCTAACGGGTACGAGGGGACGATCCGGGACGCGACCGGCCAAGATTCGGTCACTGTCGGCGTCGGCGGCGGCCTGGTGTTTGATCCCCCGGCACTCCGTATCGACGCCGGGATGATCGTCAACTGGGAATCGATGGGCGGCAGGCACAACGTCGTCTCGTCAGAGGATTCAAGCTCCGACTTCGACAGCAGTGACCCCACGGACGACACCGACACGACGTTTTCCCAGTTGTTCGGTAACACTGACCTCCAGTTCTACATCTGTGAGGTGTACGAAGGGAGCGGGATGCTCGGCGCAATCGAGGTCGTCTGA